A genomic segment from Nitrosopumilus sp. K4 encodes:
- a CDS encoding archaellin/type IV pilin N-terminal domain-containing protein — protein MTNIQSKERKLSSRRAVAPVIATLLLVAIAVVGGSIVFVFSQGFFSQAQVSGTPTIESLKFIGYDGRDGAQLTVHDGVTLAAMAGNATDGLNTGERLAIYVQNQGVQKATLSEVRFAGTVYDYIGSDTSLPALTAGRGDAADDGGFWILTQSSGTGGVLTQSTAAELQPGQQATIVLQLGENVKVGRDAQMKLTTSNGAVFVGTVVTGQQSG, from the coding sequence ATGACAAACATTCAGTCAAAAGAACGAAAGCTGTCGTCAAGAAGAGCAGTTGCACCCGTAATTGCTACTCTCTTGTTAGTGGCTATCGCTGTCGTAGGTGGAAGTATTGTCTTTGTGTTCTCACAAGGATTCTTCAGTCAAGCTCAAGTAAGTGGTACTCCCACTATTGAGTCATTGAAGTTCATTGGATATGATGGACGAGATGGTGCTCAACTCACTGTACACGATGGTGTCACATTAGCTGCTATGGCTGGAAATGCCACAGACGGTCTTAACACTGGTGAAAGACTTGCTATTTATGTACAAAATCAAGGTGTACAAAAGGCAACTCTTTCAGAAGTGCGCTTTGCTGGAACCGTATACGACTACATTGGCTCAGATACTTCCCTACCTGCATTGACTGCAGGTAGAGGTGATGCTGCCGATGATGGTGGTTTCTGGATTCTTACACAGAGCTCAGGCACTGGTGGTGTTTTGACACAATCTACTGCAGCTGAACTACAACCTGGACAACAGGCAACCATCGTCTTACAATTAGGCGAGAATGTCAAAGTTGGTAGAGATGCACAAATGAAACTCACAACAAGTAACGGTGCAGTCTTTGTCGGAACAGTTGTTACAGGACAACAAAGTGGATAA